A window of the Gemmatimonadota bacterium genome harbors these coding sequences:
- a CDS encoding RDD family protein, which translates to MLMQSEIAGVGRRLLATVLDFLILHLVLTVVLRNMLLSPAGVWMVDFIFIVVYSAIFVGVMGQTPGKMLLGLRVIDAQGGGLNYGQTFQRAVVKWAPVFVLFIVMALLTPEELYQNPADGEVMDTVEVDGQSAAVSSTAMVIGTVVWVVLIHMARRHPDGQGIHDRVAETYVIRTG; encoded by the coding sequence ATGTTGATGCAAAGTGAAATCGCTGGAGTAGGACGGCGTCTGTTGGCAACGGTGCTGGATTTTTTGATTTTGCACCTGGTGCTGACGGTGGTTCTGCGCAATATGCTGCTGTCGCCTGCGGGCGTTTGGATGGTGGATTTTATTTTTATTGTGGTGTATTCCGCGATATTTGTGGGGGTTATGGGCCAGACGCCGGGGAAGATGTTGTTGGGATTGCGCGTGATTGATGCACAGGGTGGTGGGTTGAATTATGGGCAGACGTTTCAGCGTGCAGTGGTGAAGTGGGCACCGGTTTTTGTGCTGTTTATTGTGATGGCTCTGTTGACGCCAGAGGAGTTGTACCAGAATCCCGCGGATGGAGAAGTGATGGATACCGTTGAAGTTGATGGACAATCGGCTGCGGTTTCTTCGACCGCAATGGTGATCGGTACGGTGGTCTGGGTGGTGTTGATTCACATGGCGCGGCGCCATCCCGATGGTCAGGGGATCCACGATCGGGTAGCAGAGACGTATGTGATTAGAACGGGGTGA